The Neomonachus schauinslandi chromosome 11, ASM220157v2, whole genome shotgun sequence genome contains a region encoding:
- the LOC110593467 gene encoding LOW QUALITY PROTEIN: RNA-binding protein with serine-rich domain 1-like (The sequence of the model RefSeq protein was modified relative to this genomic sequence to represent the inferred CDS: deleted 2 bases in 1 codon) gives MAPSPTKRKDRSDEKSRDRSKDKGATKESSEKDRGRDETRKRCSASSGSSSTRSRSGSTSSSGSSSSSSSSSASSRLGSSSTSRSSSSSSISGSPSPSRRRHGNRRCSRSKSEPPKRDEKERKRRSPSPKPTKVHIGRLTRNVTKDHIMEILSTYGKIKMIDMPVERMHPHLAKGYAYLEFENPDEAEKALEHMDGGQIDGQEITANAVLAPWPRPPPRRFSPPRRLLPPPPRWRRSPPRMRRRSRSPRCRSLMRRRSRSPGRRRHRSRSSSNSS, from the exons ATGGCTCCTTCTCCTACCAAACGCAAAGACCGCTCTGATGAGAAGTCCAGGGATCGTTCTAAAGATAAAGGGGCCACCAAGGAGTCAAGTGAGAAGGATCGTGGCAGGGATGAAACTCGGAAGAGGTGCAGCGCTTCCAGTGGTAGCAGCAGCACCAGGTCCCGGTCCGGCTCTACCTCCAGCTCGGGCTCCAGCAGCAGCTCAAGCTCTTCTTCAGCGTCTAGCCGCTTGGGAAGCTCCAGCACATCCCGCAGTTCCAGCTCCAGCAGCATCTCTGGCTCGCCAAGTCCTTCTAGGCGCAGGCATGGTAACAGGAGGTGCTCCCGCTCCAAATCCGAACCACccaaaagagatgaaaaggaaaggaaaaggcgGAGTCCTTCCCCTAAGCCCACCAAAGTCCACATCGGGAGGCTCACCAGGAATGTGACCAAGGACCACATCATGGAAATACTCTCTACCTatgggaaaattaaaatgattgacATGCCTGTAGAAAGGATGCACCCCCATCTGGCTAAAGGCTATGCATACTTGGAGTTTGAGAACCCAGATGAAGCCGAGAAGGCACTGGAGCACATGGATGGAGGACAAATCGACGGCCAGGAGATCACTGCCAACGCTGTGCTGGCCCCCTGGCCTCGGCCACCCCCCAGGCGATTCAGCCCTCCAAGGAGGTTGCTGCCACCACCTCCCAGGTGGCGTCGGTCGCCCCCGCGAATGAGAAGAAGGTCA CGCTCCCCAAGGTGCAGGTCCCTCATGCGCCGGCGGTCTCGCTCCCCTGGCCGCCGCCGCCACAGGAGCCGCTCCAGCTCCAACTCCTCCTGA